The DNA sequence CGTGGTGCGCCCGGGCGATCACCGGCGGCGCGCCGGTGCTCACCCCGGACTGCCCGACGGCTTCGGCCGGGAACGCGTCGGCGGGCGTGAGCTCCGTCTGCTCGGCGGCCAGTTCGTTGAGCCGGGCCGTCATCCGCTCGGTGAGCCGGCGGGAGTTGGCGAACACGATGGTCGACCGGTGGGCCTGGATCAGGCTCAGCACCCGCTCCTCGACGGCCGGCCAGATCGACGGCCGCTGCACCGGGTTGCCCGCCATCTCCTCCAGCGTGCCCAGGCCGCCGGGCGCGATGTCGCCGGGCGGGAACGCTTCCGTCAGCGACTCGAGCGACCCGAGCGACTCCAGCGCGTCGAGCGGGCTCGGCGCGTGCCCGCTGCGCGGCGCGTCGAGGTTGCTCATGTCCTCCACCGGGACCTCGACGCGCACCTCGATGGTCTTCGCCAGCTTCGGCTGGACCACCCGCACCGGGCGGCCGCCGGCCAGGAACGCGCTCACCTCGTCGACCGGGCGGACCGTCGCCGACAGGCCGATCCGCTGCGCCGGCTTCGGCAGCAGCGAGTCCAGCCGCTCCAGCGAGAGCGCGAGGTGCGCGCCGCGCTTGCCGCCGGCGACCGCGTGCACCTCGTCGACGATCACGGTCTCGACGCCGCGCAGCGACTCCCGCGCCGACGACGTGAGGATCAGGAAGAGCGACTCCGGCGTGGTCACCAGCACGTCCGGCGGGGTCTTGCCGAACGAGCGGCGCTCGGCCGCGGTGGTGTCGCCGGTGCGCATGCCCACTTCGATCTCCGGCACCGGGAGCCCGAGCCGCCGGGTGGCTTGCGAGATGCCCGCGAGGGGCGCGCGCAGGTTCCGCTGGACGTCGACGGCGAGGGCCTTCAGCGGCGAGACGTAGAGGATCCGGCAGCGTTTCGTGGCCTCCGCCGGCGGCGGTTCCACCGAAAGCCGGTCGAGCGCCCAGAGGAACGCCGACAGCGTCTTGCCGGACCCGGTCGGCGCGACGACGAGGGCGTGCTCACCCGCGTGCGCCGCCCGCCAGGCCCCCTCCTGCGCCGCGGTGGGCGCGGCGAAGGCCCCCGCGAACCAGTCCCGGGTCGCGGGGGAGAAGAGGTCGAGCACGTCAGTGGCCACGTCGTCCATCATGCGCGGCACCACCGACAGTTTCCGATCCTCCGGCGAGGATCACGCTCTCGGCGAACTGCGGGAACGTGACGTCGACCCTCGGCTCGTCGGTGATCAGCCGGTAGTCCCGGTCCAGCGGCGCCCAGTAGGAGAAAGGGGCCTGGTCCAGCTTGGAGTGGTCGGCCAGCACGTACGCCTCGCCGCCGGCGTGCAGCATCGCGTGCTTGACCACCGACTGCTCCAGTGACGGGCAGCACAGCCCCCGGCCGTCGACCACGCCGTCCGCACCCAGGAACACCCGATCGGGTGAGATGTGCCGAAGCTGCGCCAGCACGCTCTCACCCAGGATCGCTTCGTTGGGGTGCCGCAGCCGGCCGCCGAGGACGATCAGGTCGATCCCGGCGAAGCCGGCCAGCTCGCGGATGGCGTTGACGCCGTTGGTGACCACCGTCAGCCCGTCCCGGTGCGCGAGGTGCCGGGCGAGCCTGCCGGTGGTCGTGCCGGCGTCGAGCAGCACGACTTCGCCGTCCTCGACCAGCGCGGCGGCCTCGCGGGCGATGGCGTCCTTGGCCGCCGCGTGCCGCTGGTCCTTTTCGCGGGGACTGCGCTCGGTGTCGAGCGCGCCGCCGTAGGTGCGGACGACGTGCCCGGCCCCGGCGAGGGAGGCGAGGTCGCGGCGGATCGTCGACTCGGAGACGCCGAACTCCTGGGCCAGCTCCGCGATGCCGCCGGAGCCGTCGCGGACGGCCTCCAGCAGCATCGCGCGCCGGTCACGGGTGCCTGGTCGCGGCTGGGACATGCGCCGACTCTTCCACAACCGCGGGTTTCAGCCCGAAGAACGCCAGGCCGGCGGCCACGGCGAGGAACGCGGCCAGCACGACGAACCCGGTGGTCGCGCTGCCGGTGACGTCGGTGAGCCAGCCGACCAGGTACGGCCCGGCGAAGCCGCCGAGGTTGCCGAGCGCGTTGATCAGGCCCATCGCCACGGCGACCACCTCGATGCCGAGGATCCGGCTGGGGATCGCCCAGAACGGCCCGTACGGCATGTACACGCCGGTGGCGACGACGCAGAGCAGGACCAGCTGCACGGCCGGCGGCCAGTGGACGAGGTTGCCGAGCAGGAGCCCGGCGATGGCCACGACCAGCGGCACGGTGACCGCGAGCCGCCGGTTGCCGGTCCGGTCGGACCAGTGCGCGCACGCGACCATCCCGGCCAGCGCGAGGACGTACGGCACGGCGGAGAGAAACCCGACCGCGGTGGCCGAGCCGCCCGTCATCGTCTTCACGACCGACGGCAGCCACAGGCTGAACCCGTAGAAGCCGGTGATCCAGAAGAAGTAGACACCGATCAGCAACAGCACCTGGCGGTTCGCCAGCGCCTGCCGGTAGCCCTGTTTCGCGAAGGCCGGCTTCGCGTCTTCTTCGGCCTTCAACGTGCGCTCGAGGTAATCGCGTTCTTCGGCGGAGATCCACCGGGCCTTCGCCGGCCGGTCGGCCACCGCGAACCACCAGACGACGGCCCACAGCAGCGGCGGCAGCCCCTGCAGGACGAACACCCAGCGCCACGACATGTGGTCGAGCATCAGCCCGGACAGCGGGGACATGAGGATCGCCGAGATCGGCAGGCACGTCATCCACAGCGCGTTCGCCCTGGCCCGCTCCGCCTGCGGGAACCACGACGCCAGCAGGATCAGCACCGCGGGCCACACGCCGCCTTCGAACAGGCCGAGCAGCAGCCGGGCCAGGTGCAGCTGGGTCTCGTTCCGCACCAGCCCGCACAGCACCGCCGCGAACGCCCACGCGATCATCAGGATCAGCACCGTCTTGCGGGCGCTCCACTTCGCCGCCAGCACCGCCGCCGGGATCTGCAGGACGAGGTAGCCGACGAAGAAGATGCCGCTCGCCAGCCCCTTCGCGCTGGCGGACAACGGGAAGTCGTCGCCGATGTAGGGCAGGATCACCGCGACGTTCGTCCGGTCGAGGTAGGCCAGCATGTACATGACCACCGCGACCGGGATGACGTACGCCCAGCGCTTGCGGGGGATCACCGGATGGCCGGTGGATAGATGGCGGGCAGCTTCCGCGCGTACGGCGCCAGTGTCGCGGCGGCCTTGAACGCCGCGACCATCGTGCCGTGGGACGCCCGGCCGGTGCCGGCGATGTCGAACGCCGTGCCGTGGTCGACCGAGGTGCGCAGGATCGGCAGGCCGACCGTCACCGAGACCGTGCCGTCGAAGTCGTACGTCTTCGACGCGATGTGCCCTTGGTCGTGGTAGAGCGAGAGCACACCGTCGAAGCGGCCCTGGATCCCTTGGTGGAACACGGAATCCGCCGGGATCGGGCCGACGACGTCCAGCCCGGCGGCCCGCGCGGCGGCCACCGCGGGCGCGATCGCGACGATCTCCTCGTCGCCGAACTTGCCGTTCTCCCCGCCATGCGGGTTCAGCGCCGCCACGGCGAGTCTGGGTTTCTCGGTGCCGAACACTTCGAGCGCGGTGTACGCCTCGCGGATCGCGTGCTCGATGTTCTCCCGCGTGATCCGGCTGATCGCTTCGCGCAGGGAAAGGTGCCGGGTGGCGAAGAAGATCTTCAGCCCCGACACCCAGAACATCGTGTTGTACCGGGTCGACCCGGTCAGTTCGCCCAGCATCTCGGTGTGCCCGAGGTGCCGGGAGCCCGCCGCCCAGATCGCCTCCTTGTTGATCGGCGCGGTCACGACCGCGTCGACCTCGCCGGCCAGCGCGAGCCGGGTGGCGACCTCGATCGCGCCGACGGCCGCGGCGCCCGCGGTCGCGTTGACCTCGCCCCACGGCAGGTCTTCGGTGACGACCCCGAGGTTGAGCACGTCGATCACGCCGGGGGTGAAGCGCGCGTCGGCGACCGTGGCGATCGGGTTGATCTCCACGGGCAGGCCCAGGTGCCGGGCGACGCGGTCGAGCACCGGCGCGTCACCGACCGCGACCCCGCGCGCCAGCTGCAGTGCCTCCGGCTCGGCCAGGGTCTTCAGGGTGATCTCCGGGCCGATGCCGACGGGGTCGCCGAGGGTGACGGCGAGGACGGGGAGGTCGCTCACGGGTTCTTCCTTCCGGTGGCCAGCACGTGGTTGAGGTGTTCCAGGCAGGCGACGGCGGCGTCGCGGCCGCCGATCAGCCCGCCTTTGGTGGCGAAGGGCAGCCCGGTGTGGGGCCCGCCGGACAGCCGCCCGGCGACCGCGAGGGGCAGGACTTCGGTGTCGATCTCGAAGCCCTCGGCGCCGAGCGCCTTCGTGACTTCGACGGCGATGTCGCCGCCGGTGGCGTAGAGCCCGCCGATCCGGTGCGCGCCGAGCACCAGCCGGGTCGCTTCGCCGAGCGCCGGCGGGATCCGCGCCGCGACCGCCGGGTCGACCGGCGTGCCCGGGGCGGGGGCACGGGTGCGGAGGCCGACGACCCGGTGCCCGGCCGCCAGGAGCTTCCCGGCCGCGGCGGCGACGGACGGCGGATCGGGCCGGTCCGCGTCGACGTCGACGTACCGCGCGTCCAGCACCAGCTCGGTTTCCAGCAGCTGGTCGTGGGTCCGGCCGGTGATGCTGCCGACCACCGCGAGCACCGGCGGGACGGTGTCGTGGCCGGGGGCGAGACCCAGCGCCGCCGCGAGCCGGACGCCGAACGGCCCGGAGTCGACGGAGATCCACTTCGTGCCCTCGGCCGCCAGCCGGGCGGCGGCCTTGGCGACGGTCGTGAGGTGCCGGTTCGTCGTGGCGTCGCAGACGACGATCCCGGCCGGGCACCGCAGGGCGGCTTCGACCGCGTCCACGCCCTCTTCGACGACGTCCAGCGGCAGTTCGGCGATCTCGCGGCGCGTCGGCCCGAGGAGGGTGCGGACCCGCGAAGACCCGACGGGCGCCAAGGGATCGCGGGCGGCGGGGCTTTCGGCCAGCGGCACGCCGTCGACCAGGTGCAGGCCACCGAGGGTGACCCGGCCGGCGTCCGGGAAGGCGGGGACGACCAGCGCGCGGGCGGCCGGCGCCGACGCCAGGACGGCTTCGGTCTCCACGCCGACGTTGCCGCGCAGCGTCGTGTCCACGCGTTTCACCGTGAGCTCGACCGGCCCGGCGAGCTCGATGGCGCGGCGGACGGCCTGCCCGGCGTGTGACGGCGAAGCGTGCCGGGTACCCAGGTTCACCACCAGTGCGTCGATCCTGCTGTCCGCGCGGAAGCACGGCGCGTCCGGCTCCAGCGGAGCGTTGACGGAAACCGCGCGCAGCCCGAAGCGGGCATACAGCGCTCCGGTCGCGTTGCTGCCCGTGAGGTCGTCCCCGAGGACGAGCAGCTTCGGCATCGCAACGCTCCTTTGCGTGGTTCGTGCAACTCGGCTGACCGAACTGCGCAACTATCGTGCCTCGTGATCCACCTCTCCGTCAAGCGGCGGGGGACTTTCCCGGGTCCGCACGCACGGTGACCGCGCGCATGGCAGCATCACGGCGAACGCCGTCGAGGCGGGTTTTCGTGAAGGGGAGTGCAGTGCGGATCCTGTCGGTGGACCTCGGGACGTCCAACACCGTCGCCGTCCTTTCGGCGCACGGCATGCCGCCCCGGGTCGTCGAGGTGGACGGCTCGGCCAACATGCCGTCGGCGGTGTTCGCCACCGAAGAGGGCACGATCATGGTCGGCCGCGACGCCGAGCGCCGCGCCCGCCTCGACCCGACGCGCTTCGAGCCGAACCCCAAGCGCCGCATCGACGAGCAGACCCTGCTGCTCGGCACCGACGTCGTCCCGGTGACCGATGCGCTGGCCGCCATCCTCCGCCGCGTGCTCGAAGAGACCTCCCGCCAGCTCGGCGGCGAGCAGCCCGACGAAGTCCGGCTGACCCACCCCGCGCAGTGGGGCCAGACCCGCCGCAACGTCCTGATGTCCGCCGCCCGGCTCGCCGGGATGGGCCAGAACATCCTGCTGGTGCCGGAGCCGGTCGCCGCGGCGGCGCACTTCGCGTCGTTCCCCGGCAAGTCCCTCGCGCCCGGCCAGGCGCTGGCGGTCTACGACCTCGGCGCGGGCACCTTCGACGTCGCCGTCGTCGGCGCCACGCAGAACGGCTTCACCGTGCTCGCCGAGGACGGCCTGCCCGACCTCGGCGGCCTCGACGTCGACCAGGCGCTGATGGTGCACGTCGGGCGCGAGGTCTCGCACTCGGACCCGCAGCGCTGGCAGCGGCTGCTGCGGCCCGAATCCACCGGCGACCGGCGCACCCGGCGCGCGCTGCAGGAGGACGTCAAGGCGGCCAAGGAGGCGCTGTCGCGGCACCCGCAGACCGAGGTGCCGATGCCGGAGCCGTTCAAGGACGTCCTGGTGACGCGCGGCGAGCTGGAAGGCCTGGTCCGGCCGGCGATGCTGCGCAGCGTCGAGCTGCTGTCGCGGACGCTGCGCTCGTCGGGGCTGAGCCCGGACCGGCTGGCCGGCATCTACCTGGTCGGCGGGTCGAGCCGGCTGCCGCTGGTCGGCACCATGATCGCGGAGAAGCTCGGCGTCGTGCCGGGCAGCCTCGACCAGCCGGAGACGGCGGTGGCGCTCGGTGCCCAGCACGTCGCCCGCGACGGCCTGGGCGCGCGGACGCAGAACGTCGAAGGCGCCGTGGCCGCCGGCACCGGGCCGCACCGCCCGCAGTACGCGCCGCCACCCCCGCCGCCGCAGCAGTACCAGGGTTACTTCCCGCCCAGCGGGCCGCAGCCGATGCCGTCGAACTTCCCCGCGTACTCGCCCGCGACCGCCGCCGAGAAGGCCGAGCCGAAGTCCGGCGGGAAGAAGAAGCTGCTCATCGGGATCGCGGCCGCGGTCGTCGTGGTGCTCGCCGCCGGGCTCACCTTCTACCTGACGTCGTCGTCTTCGGTGCCGACCTACACCGCGGACCAGTGCAAGACGCCGGGCCAGGCGGACGACAAGGGCCTCACCGGCTGCCTGCGCCAGCTCGCCGGGAAGATCGCCGACACCGGCGACTGCAAAGCGGGCATGGGCAACGGCCCGGCGGCGCCGGCGAAGAGCCTCGGCGTGGCCTCGACCTGCTCCGCGCCGGGGCGCGCGGGCACGCAGGTGACCTACGTCCAGGGCGACAGCGCCGACACGCTCAAGGAGTACACCGACGGCCTGCTCGCCTCCGCGGGCGGCGACCGCACCGAGGCCGACTGGGGCGGCAACGGGCTCAAGGGCCACTACTCGTCCGCGGCGGGCAAGACGTCGGCGGTGCTCGTGTTCACGGTGTCGGACCGGCCGCTGGTGGGGTTCATCTACCAGCTGAATTCGAACGACCAGGCGGCGGCGACCACGCCGGACACGCTGGCCAACTACTTCGAGGCGAGCGTCCAGCCGGGGGAGTGACGCCGGCCGGGAGGTCTTGAGTGAGTCGTTCAGGACCTCCGAGGTCCTGAAGTGTGCTGGGCCGCCGTCACCACTGGCGGGCGGCGGGCGCGAACGGACCGTTCGTGCCCGCCGGTTAGAGTGGGTCCGATGCGGATCACGGTTTTCCGGCGGCTGATGGCCGACGAGTTCGGCCCCGGACGGGCCCAGGTACTGGCCAGGGACCACGTCCTCAGCGGGCTCGGCGGGCGCACCGTCGACCAGGCGCTGACCGCGGGAATCCCGGCGAAAGAGATCTGGCGCGAGGTCTGCGACGCGTTCGAAGTCCCCTTCGAACGGCGCTGACCTGGGCGGATACGCACGGGTCCTGACCCGGGCGGGCGAAAATCCTAGCGCAAGGGTGTGTCGCTGCCGACCTCGAACACGTGTTCGTCTATGGTGTTGTCCACATCGGGTCCAGCGATCCACAGATTGGGCGCCGCGCCTGGAATTGTCGGTCCCCGCCGCTAGCGTCGGACCGGACAGCTGAAGAACCGACACAGAGCCCCCGGGGAGCCGGGGCTTCGACCAGCGAGGTGGACTTCCATGCCTGCAGCACCCGACAAGGACAAGGCGCTCGAGCTCGCGCTCGCGCAGATCGACAAGCAGTACGGCAAGGGCTCGGTCATGCGGCTCGGCCAGGACGGCCGCGCGCCCGTCTCCGTGATCCCGACCGGCGCGATCGCGCTCGACGTCGCGCTCGGCATCGGCGGGCTGCCCCGCGGCCGCGTGATCGAGGTCTACGGCCCGGAGTCCTCCGGTAAGACGACGGTCGCCCTGCACGCGGTGGCCAACGCGCAGCGCGCCGGCGGCATCGCGGCGTTCATCGACGCGGAGCACGCGCTGGACCCGGAGTACGCCAAGAAGCTCGGCGTCGACACCGACGCGCTGCTGGTCTCCCAGCCGGACACCGGTGAGCAGGCGCTGGAGATCGCGGACATGCTGATCCGCTCCGGCGCGCTCGACATCTTGGTCATCGACTCCGTGGCCGCGCTCGTGCCGCGTGCCGAGATCGAGGGCGAGATGGGTGACTCGCACGTCGGTCTCCAGGCCCGCCTGATGAGCCAGGCGCTGCGCAAGATGACCGGTGCGATGAACAACTCCGGCACCACCGCGATCTTCATCAACCAGCTGCGCGAGAAGATCGGCGTCATGTTCGGCTCGCCGGAGACGACGACCGGTGGCAAGGCGCTGAAGTTCTACGCGTCGGTCCGGCTCGACGTGCGCC is a window from the Amycolatopsis sp. cg9 genome containing:
- a CDS encoding MFS transporter, whose translation is MIPRKRWAYVIPVAVVMYMLAYLDRTNVAVILPYIGDDFPLSASAKGLASGIFFVGYLVLQIPAAVLAAKWSARKTVLILMIAWAFAAVLCGLVRNETQLHLARLLLGLFEGGVWPAVLILLASWFPQAERARANALWMTCLPISAILMSPLSGLMLDHMSWRWVFVLQGLPPLLWAVVWWFAVADRPAKARWISAEERDYLERTLKAEEDAKPAFAKQGYRQALANRQVLLLIGVYFFWITGFYGFSLWLPSVVKTMTGGSATAVGFLSAVPYVLALAGMVACAHWSDRTGNRRLAVTVPLVVAIAGLLLGNLVHWPPAVQLVLLCVVATGVYMPYGPFWAIPSRILGIEVVAVAMGLINALGNLGGFAGPYLVGWLTDVTGSATTGFVVLAAFLAVAAGLAFFGLKPAVVEESAHVPAATRHP
- the pdxA gene encoding 4-hydroxythreonine-4-phosphate dehydrogenase PdxA; translation: MSDLPVLAVTLGDPVGIGPEITLKTLAEPEALQLARGVAVGDAPVLDRVARHLGLPVEINPIATVADARFTPGVIDVLNLGVVTEDLPWGEVNATAGAAAVGAIEVATRLALAGEVDAVVTAPINKEAIWAAGSRHLGHTEMLGELTGSTRYNTMFWVSGLKIFFATRHLSLREAISRITRENIEHAIREAYTALEVFGTEKPRLAVAALNPHGGENGKFGDEEIVAIAPAVAAARAAGLDVVGPIPADSVFHQGIQGRFDGVLSLYHDQGHIASKTYDFDGTVSVTVGLPILRTSVDHGTAFDIAGTGRASHGTMVAAFKAAATLAPYARKLPAIYPPAIR
- a CDS encoding DeoR/GlpR family DNA-binding transcription regulator, which encodes MSQPRPGTRDRRAMLLEAVRDGSGGIAELAQEFGVSESTIRRDLASLAGAGHVVRTYGGALDTERSPREKDQRHAAAKDAIAREAAALVEDGEVVLLDAGTTTGRLARHLAHRDGLTVVTNGVNAIRELAGFAGIDLIVLGGRLRHPNEAILGESVLAQLRHISPDRVFLGADGVVDGRGLCCPSLEQSVVKHAMLHAGGEAYVLADHSKLDQAPFSYWAPLDRDYRLITDEPRVDVTFPQFAESVILAGGSETVGGAAHDGRRGH
- the recA gene encoding recombinase RecA; the protein is MPAAPDKDKALELALAQIDKQYGKGSVMRLGQDGRAPVSVIPTGAIALDVALGIGGLPRGRVIEVYGPESSGKTTVALHAVANAQRAGGIAAFIDAEHALDPEYAKKLGVDTDALLVSQPDTGEQALEIADMLIRSGALDILVIDSVAALVPRAEIEGEMGDSHVGLQARLMSQALRKMTGAMNNSGTTAIFINQLREKIGVMFGSPETTTGGKALKFYASVRLDVRRIETLKDGGEPVGNRTRVKVVKNKMAPPFKQAEFDILYGHGVSREGSLIDMGVDQGILRKSGAWYTYEGDQLGQGKENARKFLRDNPDIANEIEKRIKEKLGIGAQVDAEAVEAVPAPVDF
- a CDS encoding four-carbon acid sugar kinase family protein; the encoded protein is MPKLLVLGDDLTGSNATGALYARFGLRAVSVNAPLEPDAPCFRADSRIDALVVNLGTRHASPSHAGQAVRRAIELAGPVELTVKRVDTTLRGNVGVETEAVLASAPAARALVVPAFPDAGRVTLGGLHLVDGVPLAESPAARDPLAPVGSSRVRTLLGPTRREIAELPLDVVEEGVDAVEAALRCPAGIVVCDATTNRHLTTVAKAAARLAAEGTKWISVDSGPFGVRLAAALGLAPGHDTVPPVLAVVGSITGRTHDQLLETELVLDARYVDVDADRPDPPSVAAAAGKLLAAGHRVVGLRTRAPAPGTPVDPAVAARIPPALGEATRLVLGAHRIGGLYATGGDIAVEVTKALGAEGFEIDTEVLPLAVAGRLSGGPHTGLPFATKGGLIGGRDAAVACLEHLNHVLATGRKNP
- a CDS encoding Hsp70 family protein, which produces MRILSVDLGTSNTVAVLSAHGMPPRVVEVDGSANMPSAVFATEEGTIMVGRDAERRARLDPTRFEPNPKRRIDEQTLLLGTDVVPVTDALAAILRRVLEETSRQLGGEQPDEVRLTHPAQWGQTRRNVLMSAARLAGMGQNILLVPEPVAAAAHFASFPGKSLAPGQALAVYDLGAGTFDVAVVGATQNGFTVLAEDGLPDLGGLDVDQALMVHVGREVSHSDPQRWQRLLRPESTGDRRTRRALQEDVKAAKEALSRHPQTEVPMPEPFKDVLVTRGELEGLVRPAMLRSVELLSRTLRSSGLSPDRLAGIYLVGGSSRLPLVGTMIAEKLGVVPGSLDQPETAVALGAQHVARDGLGARTQNVEGAVAAGTGPHRPQYAPPPPPPQQYQGYFPPSGPQPMPSNFPAYSPATAAEKAEPKSGGKKKLLIGIAAAVVVVLAAGLTFYLTSSSSVPTYTADQCKTPGQADDKGLTGCLRQLAGKIADTGDCKAGMGNGPAAPAKSLGVASTCSAPGRAGTQVTYVQGDSADTLKEYTDGLLASAGGDRTEADWGGNGLKGHYSSAAGKTSAVLVFTVSDRPLVGFIYQLNSNDQAAATTPDTLANYFEASVQPGE
- a CDS encoding DUF3046 domain-containing protein, with the translated sequence MRITVFRRLMADEFGPGRAQVLARDHVLSGLGGRTVDQALTAGIPAKEIWREVCDAFEVPFERR